CTTCCcttaattacaaaataaataatatttataTAGAACAAATATTTAAAGAAACGGTATttactttcttgctgagagtttgatGGGAAGATAGATACCACTGTCATATCTTAATGTTAAATATAAAGCTAGAGCAGGACAtggctagcttagctttagCAACAAGattaaacaagatataacatgttgaTTAGTAAGGTTTAATTGTGTTGATAGATGTATTTTTTGCTAGCTATTTCCACCTGCCTActgtctttatgctaatctaagctaaccacctgctCGTTAGCGTTCACATTCATCACACAGACGTGAGAGcggtatcagtcttctcatctaacgaGTGTATTTCCCAACATGATCAATTTGATCAACCAGTGTTAGTATCTAAAAATCTGTGAATATTTGTGGAAATACTGAACGTAGCGTTAGCTCACAAACTGTCCTCCTCAGGGAGTGTTTTAGCTCATCTAAGCCTGAATCTCTCTCATCTTCAGTGAAATGAAGCAGAGAAACATGGAACTCAAAGCCATTTTTCAGCAACAAGAGCTGATTTTCCTAAATCCTCCTGCGATCGATGGATGGATAATGTTTCTCATGTGCCCATCTAAGCCGCACGGGCCCCAGAGGAAGTGATGCAGGCCTTAGATACCTATATTTTACAGCATAATCAATATGAAACACAGAGCTAATGGGTGCTTTCTCTGCTCCGTCTTTCTCCGCAGTTGGATCCGCTCACCTCGGAGTGGGTCGCCCTGCCCCCCATGCCTTCCCCCAGATGCCTCTTCAACATGGGAGAGAGCGAGAACCTGCTGTTCGCCGTGGCTGGAAAAGACCTCCAGACCAACGAGTCGCTGGATACCGTCATGTGCTACGATGTCGAGTCAGTGGTGTTATTCTCccctttgcttttcatttttttaacgtctctcacctttttttttttttttacagttttcaggTGATAATTAACTCCAGGAAATTAACAAAACTCCTTCCTTTAGAAAGTGAATAAGAGAAATATGTGGTCTTCAAGTATAATTAATCGTGCTTTGATGTGATCTCACCTTCTTAATTGGCTCTGGCTGTTCCTTCGATAATTATGGGGCTGTTTTTTCTTGGATTTATAGTTGGGATATTTAACTTATTTATGCTTATCACAAGCTCAGATTGATTTGGCTCGACCACATGGGAAATCACACTTGAACAATTAAGCACTTGgaagaaaacagcaacaaattcAGGGATAGAAAATAgcttttcattattattattattattattattattaataaaatTTAAACTGTTGCTTCCATACTAATTCTTcaggaggatgaagtggagtgAGACCAAAAAGCTTCCTCTGAAGATCCACGGCCATGCTGTCGTCTCACACAAAGGACTCGTCTACTGCATTGGAGGAAAGACAGATgacaagtgagtgtgtgtgtgtgtgtgtgtgtgtgtgtgtgtgtgtgtgtgtgtgtgaccttacactgtgagctgcagctgcttgtggTCTATCATTCTGCCAGACTTCAGGGCTGCACAGTGCTTCATAGACAATTACACTGCTACAGTCCTGCACCGTCTAATATGTTACTGGAAATTACTGATCTGTGCATCCTTTGGTGAATGATGCACTGAGCCTTTGATCTAATACCGAATCTGATTACGAGCTAATCAATCAGTTTGGTGTATTTGACTGTCGGTTGAACTCTCTGCTAATCAAGAGGAAAACGGGTGCTCCTCCTGCACAGTTCCAGTCACAGGTCTCAAAGAAGAAGGTGTGAAAGCCTTCATCAGAGCTTTGAAAGCATGTGATTAATAAGCAGCGGGATATTAATTAAAGCTGTGAGACGAAGAGAAGATCCACAAGGCCAAATAACAAGTGcgagaaacagaagaaaacactgacaaaagtTTGGATTGCAATCTTTACTTTCACCCTGAATTTACATCACTTGGGACCTGAAAGGAGTTTTAAAATATCTCGTCCTTATTCTGCCGACCAATTGTCTCCAGCGGGGACGACATGTGTGCCAGTGATCCCTCTTGTAGATAcatcatgtgtttctgttttcaagcaaaaacactggACTCTGGGTCCAGATTAGATGTGTGGATGTGCTAAGCCATCTTTCGACAAGACAAATCCCACCATCTTATTCCCCCCTCCGTCCCCACAGCAAAGCCCTCAACAAGATGTTTGTGTACAACCACAAGCAGTCGGACTGGAGGGAGCTGGCGGCCATGAAGACGCCCAGATCCATGTTCGGAGCTGTCATCCACAACGGCAAGATCGTGGTGGCCGGCGGCGTCAACGAGGAAGGCCTCACTGCGACGTGTGAAGCTTATGACGTTGCGACAAACAAGTATGATTCTGTTATGTTGAGTTACCCTGAAGTGACATCCTTAAGCTCAGCACCAGCACACACTATGGAGCCCCACAGTGTTCAGAGTTACATATTATAAGTACAGGAGACATTATGAAGTAAGCATTGCATCAAATATAGACAGTATATATCGAATATCACATCCTCCAGCTGAGTAATAATCCACAAAGCTTGAGTAGCTTcggtaaaataaataaagaataaaggtTACAGCGTACAGTTTTGATGTACAGCAGCCTCAGAATTAGCATTGTTGCTGTCGCTAAGAGGAGCTAACTGGCTAACTGGTAGCAGCTGCTGAGCTTGTTATCTTAAGAGCAACTCGACATATGATGGGCTAAAAGGTGAGCAACATTATGCAGTCTTAAAGAATATTAATACCTTCATCTGTATTTATATTGTACGTTTTATTTAGTGCCATCTTTCTTATTGTAcgttttgtttatgtattcagTGTTGCTCTTTGGGCCTCTACATACATCTCTTGTATCTCAGCCTCCAAACAGAGCATCTAAAACGAGCGCTCCATCTTACATGTGaccttctcctgctgctgtgcctcCTCAGGTGGGAGCCCTTCACAGAGTTTCCCCAGGAGAGGAGCTCTGTCAACCTGCTGAGCAATGGTGGCTCCCTGTACGCCGTGGGCGGCTTCGCCATGGTCCAGATGGAAAACAAGGAGGTGGCTCCCACAGAGGTCACTGACGTCTGGCAGTAAGTCCTGGGACCGTTTCCACCTTCTCATTGGTTACCGTTGTGTTTGTTGGAGATCTGACTCTTGGTCTTGTTAGGTATGAGGACGATAAGAAGCAGTGGAGCGGCATGCTGAGGGAGATGCGTTACGCTGCCGGCTCCTCCTGTGTGTCCATGCGCCTCAACGCTGCCAGGATGCCCAAACTGTAGACAGAACcgcttcctttctttccttcttacCCCCCCTCAGCTACACCTTCTGACACCGCCCTCCTCTCCCAGCGAGCTGCCTCCGAGGCGTCTCATCCTCTGCACTCGGATTTCTGTGTGTCGAGTTGATCTTTGACATTAATTTTTCTCTGAACTGACAATTTTTATCTGTACTATAAACACCAGGTTCTGCCGCCTCTTCAAAGACTGCAGCAGCCCCACAGTATTAAAACCATTTAGACTGATCTTAAAAGCTCTGTTTACATCATTTATAGCTcttcttttgtaaaataaatttGTAAACTTCTGCTTCTTTTACCGTTTTTGAttctgtgtgatcttcagacaTTACAGGGATCATATCAACACGTCGAAGGGCGGCCGATGGAGAAAAGGTGTATATTTGTCGCTTCTTTGTACTTTCAGGTAAACAAGGAAATGGAAGTGGGTTAAAAGCAGGTGAAGTCAGAATAATGATCTTCAAACACATCACGTTCCTGTGTGCGCCAACGTGATGGTGGCTGACTGCACTGCgagctggaaaaaacaaacaccgaGTATATCTGTGCAGTTTACCCTCACGCTGGATCACACCGTGTTTACACTTATGTTTAAACAACAATGAAAGCGGAGACGGGCTCTTCACTCAAATCAATAAGCTGTAAAGGATGGAAGATGTGCCAATGCAGGAAATTTAGGATTGGGGTTAAGTAAGAGCAACCAGCAGTTATAGCTTCTGCTGCCTTGATGATTGAGGTGATTGACAGTTGATGAAAATATAATTGTTTTCTGCCTTTGGGAGCCACTaaagcatgtgtgcacagaGTTGTGAGTCGATTTAAAAGTTGTTCGTGGAGCTGATATAAAACTACACGTCTGTCTTTGGATTGGCGTGATGTAGCTACATAGGTATGAGCTCTGAAAGATAACACTCACACGGATGCAATCGCTATTTGAGCCTTCATTTCCCACATTTGTCTAAACTTCCTCATTAATCAGAAACCTGTCTGTGCCAAATTTAGCTCCGTTGTGACACAGAGGGAGTCATATGCCTGCTTGAAGACATAACAAAGACCTCTGAAGAAGTTTATTTTTCTGGACAAAAGGTCCACTTGAGAGTTTAATTTGTCAAGAAGCGGCCGATGTGCTGCTTGACtccctttgtctttctcagCAAATTCACCCGACATGTGATCCGTGTGCATAAAGCGACCCTTGAGCTTTTATCAGCTCCAGCATGTCACCAGGAAGTAAGCGCACACGGCTGAAGGTGAAGCACACAACGGTGGGCTTTCAAACAGAACTGCCCTGGAGTTTCCCCTGGGTGTGGAAGACTggaatgagagaggaggaggaggaggaagaagaggtgacCGAGGAATGGAGGTGAAAACAGAGATGAGACACTGTTTGGCGTGAGCACTGATGAGGACGTTAACTAGAAGTGAGTAGAAAAATCTCTTTTTCCATCTATACCTTCATGACTCGGCTGGTCTAGATTAGCTTTTGCATAGAGTTTGTAAGAGTgtacatgctgtgttttaatgaCACCGTGCATCTCCTCACATCCATAATGAGAGCAGATTGCACTGACAGCATTACAAGAAGCTGCCATAAAGCCCGGATGCCATCGGCGCTGTCATATCCTGAGAGGCTTTCAGAAACCAGACCGTTGacaaggagagaagaagattttgtttgtttctttcccgCTGAGTTTGCTTGATTGTTTCTGCTCGCCTCTGGGTTTCTTTCCCTGCTCTCGCCATCCTTCCTCAAGATGTAATTGCCAATGACGTTGATATGACAGCGGAGGGAAAGAGGAACGATGATTTGTTGGCAGCCGTTTTTCTTCTCTCCGAGCAACATATACTGCATATGTTCACTTAAATTGGGAATGAAAGGAATTCACAGTTCAAAACATCCAGAACAAAAATTGCCATTTGGACATCACATAAAAGTTCACCATGTCAACTTAATATTGGTGGTGTTAGCATTGTGTTTACACTGTCTGCCTCTAAGTTTTCAGATGATAGCCAAACAGTccagagaaaatgaattgaTAGTATGTATGTAATTAGTCAAGTTATATCAAGAAGTAATatcattttctgtattttttggaTGTCTCCAGGTGAagattaaatgttgttttaaagcCTTCTCATGCTCaacacagtcagacaaacaTGTTAAGTCAAGAAATACCAGTCTAATTTGGGTGCACTTGCAGAATGGAAACTCCTCAGTCattaaaatggcagaaaagagGACATGATGGAACCCTGGCCCTTGATTCGGCCTCCCTATTTAGATGGCATTTGTAAAATTGCTTTTCAAACTCAACAGGGCTCAGCCATGGCCAGCATCCTCTACTACGGAGAAGATCACAACTGCACCAACGTGGACCGCCTGATGAAACGCTATTACCTGCCAGTCTCCTACGCTATCATCTGCGTGGTGGGCCTTGTAGGAAACATAACCTCCATCAGCATTTACCTGACGAAGATGCGTCCCTGGAAGAGCAGCAGTATCATCATGGTGAACCTGGCGCTGACCGACCTCCTCTATGTCCTCAGCATGCCCTTCCTGGTCTACTACTACAGTAACGGGGATTCGTGGACGCTCGGCGACTTCATGTGCCGCTTTGTGCGCTTCGGGTTTCATTTCAACCTGTACGGGAGCATCCTGTTCCTGACGTGTCTCGCCGTGTTCCGCTACGTGGTGGTGATCAAACCTTTGCTGGCAGCACAGGTGCAGCAGAAGATTTGGGGTATAATTGCGTGCTCGGCTGTCTGGATCATCACCGCCGCCGAAATCTCACCTATGCTGGCGATGATATCCTTGAACGAGTACGACAACAAGAACTACTGCTTGGACTTTGCCAGCACCATACCTGTGGATGAGGTGCGCTTGTACAGCTGGGTGCTCACTGCGCTCGGATTTCTGCTGCCTCTTGTGGTGGTGTTCATGTGTTACATCGGTATGGTGAAACAACTGGCGAAAGGGCCCAACACAAGCAGTCCGTGCCGGATGCGGGCCCGCCGCGTCACCGTGCTGATCCTCGTGGTGTTTGTGGTGTGCTTTCTGCCATATCACATCTTGCGCGTGCTGCGGATAGAAACTCGAAGAATGCAAGACACGCCATGTATGATGGAGCGTGTCGTGCATGCAGCATATATCATCTCCAGGCCTTTGGCCGGACTCAACACGTTTTTTAACCTGGCTTTGTACACTCTTTCAGGAGATAAGTTCAAGAGGGCCTTCCTCAGCACTTTCTACAGGGAATCCTGGCTCACCAAGGCCAGGTCGCTGCTCCACCTGGCCATCATCAGCAAGGAAGGCCGTGACATGCCTGCTGCAGGACAGCGGTCTAACGCCTGACTTTCTCTCTTTGACACACTGTAGGCTTACTCACTCAGACATGTCGGGAAGGCGGCTGTCATTTCTTCATTGTGAGTCACCCAGAGACAACAGGCTGTTTTGGTTTGTCTTGCGGCAAACCTGTGTGCCAACAcctgaaatgtaaatataactGTGTGAAGGTTAAAGCAGTAAGAAGTGCGTGTTATGTTTGACCTGTGTCCaccctttgtgtttctgtctggaaATCACGTGAGTGTCATTTTCCCCACAATGTAATTGAGTCTTTTGTTTGCAGCCAAGAAATATCCTGAGCTAACAGTCGACAGCCTTCATCTGGTTAATATTTCAGTTTATGGTCGatataaaatatgtaaaacacgTCATGTAAAACATAACAAATTGTTGTCAGTTTTTAGTGCTAGTTcataaatgttagcatgctaacacactaaacaaagGGGGTAATAAACTTGGTAAACACTGTATGAatttaacattagcatgttagcattgtaaacatgttgacattagcatttagctcaaagccccACAGAGTTGCTAGCACAGCTTCCCATGCCAGATATTCTTAgtttttactgtgtatttttaattgaagcagaaaataataaatgtgtaGCTTATATTGTGCCTTTAAGTATCATATCTATGAACTTAAAGGTGTTTTGTACTTAActaaacaaagataaatattgCCATTACattagtatgttagcatgttgacattagcattgAGCTCGAAGCCGCACACAGTTGTTAGCACAGATGTAGACTCTTTCATTGGGTTGTGCGTCATCATCATCGACAAGCTAAAATTAAAGTTAAGCTGTGAACTGTCACTAGCTAGCCATTTCATTTTAGCCGAGCCGTTACTTATCATAACTTTGTTTGTTCTTGGCTTAGATTTCTGATGCAGAGgtgaataattaattaaaagagGTGGTGTTTACATTGGCACAAAAGGTTTTGTACTTAActaaacaaagataaatattgCCGTTACATAAGTATGTTAGcaaggttcaaggttcaaggttcaaggtAACTTTATTGGTACCTGTAGGtagatttgttttgcagtttggaGAGTGCATCTCAAATGTtatacacaaacattaacattaaagacacaggacacatacagaaaaacaggttAGAACAGCACAGACAAGAGACATGACAGGTACTCTTAGCAGCTCACTGATCATGGTAAAGAGACTAATATAAATAGGCCTAAGTAAATAATTCAGAGTCACTCGATCTCATTAAAATGCCAATATGAAACCTGTTAAGAACATGCTAAAACCATAAAAGCATGATACAAGGAACAGTGGgatgacaataaataaataagtaagttAAGACCACATTAAAATAAGACAGACCACACAAAGTAAAGTGCGTCAAGACTTATTTAAAAGAGAGACCGCTGTAGGAACAAAGCTGTTCCTGTAGCGAGTGGTCCTAACTCTCGGGACTTTGAATCTCCGTCCAGATGGGAGCATTGTCATTGTgcgcatgttagcattttgacattagcatttagctcaaagccccACAGAGTTGCTAGCACAGCTTCCTGTGCCAGATATAGTTAGTTTTTACTGTGTACTTTTAATTgaagcagaaaataataaatgtgtaGCTTAAATTATGCCTAAAAGTATCCTATCTACGAACTTAAAGGTGTTTTGTACTTAActaaacaaagataaatattgCCATTACattagtatgttagcatgttgacattagcattgAGCTCGAAGCCGCACACAGTTGTTAGCACAGATGTAGACTCTTTCATTGGGTTGTGCGTCATCATCATCGACAAACTAAAATTAAAGTTAAGCTGTGAACTGTCACTAGCTAGCCATTTCATTTTAGCCGAGCCGTTACTTATCATAACTTTGTTTGTTCTTGGCTTAGATTTCTGATGCAGAGgtgaataattaattaaaagagGTGGTGTTTACATTGGCACAAAAGGTTTTGTACTTAActaaacaaagataaatattgCCGTTACATAAGTATGTTAGcaaggttcaaggttcaaggtAACTTTATTGGTACCTGTAGGtagatttgttttgcagtttggaGAGTGCATCTCAAATGTtatacacaaacattaacattaaagacacaggacacatacagaaaaacaggttAGAACAGCACAGACAAGAGACATGACAGGTACTCTTAGCAGCTCACTGATCATGGTAAAGAGACTAATGTAAATAGCCTAAGTAAATAATTAAGAGTCACTCGATCTCATTAAAATGCCAATATGAAACCTGTTAAGAACATGCTAAAACCATAAAAGCATGATACAAGGAACAGTGGgatgacaataaataaataagtaagttAAGACCACATTAAAATAAGACAGACCACACAAAGTAAAGTGCGTCAAGACTTATTTAAAAGAGAGACCGCTGTAGGAACAAAGCTGTTCCTGTAGCGAGTGGTCCTAACTCTCGGGACTTTGAATCTCCGTCCAGATGGGAGCATTGTCATTGTgcgcatgttagcattttgacattagcatttagctcaaagcctcACAGAGTTGCTAGCACAGCTTCCTGTGCCAGATATAGTTAGTTTTTACTGTGTACTTTTAATTgaagcagaaaataataaatgtgtaGCTTAAATTATGCCTAAAAGTATCCTATCTACGAACTTAAAGGTGTTTTGTACTTAActaaacaaagataaatattgCCATTACattagtatgttagcatgttgacattagcattgAGCTCGAAGCCGCACACAGTTGTTAGCACAGATGTAGACTCTTTCATTGGGTTGTGCGTCATCATCATCGACAAACTAAAATTAAAGTTATGCTGTGAACTGTCACTAGCTAGCCATTTCATTTTAGCCGAGCCGTTACTTATCATAACTTTGTTTGTTCTTGGCTTAGATTTCTGATGCAGAGgtgaataattaattaaaagtAGTGGTGTTTACATTGGCACAAAAGGTTTTGTTTCCATCATCACAGTTTGCTGCAGTTGTCTCCCCACCAGTGTGATAAAATCATTTTACAGCCCAACAACACCTCCTGCAGCCACTGATCTGTGAAAGACTCAGGTGTGTCTGAGCACTCAGCTGAGCTCCCTGTGCAGATGCGTTCACCTTCCCCATGAGCTAACAAGGCAGGCAGCGCCTTCCTCGCGCTGAAAACTTGAGAGAGCTGACGACAAAAGGACCAGCGGGGTGGAATCCGAGCTCCTCAAAGACGGCATTGCTGCATAACATATAAACATATTCCATGACAGAGAATGAGGACAAAGAAACGCCGAACGTGTTTACCTTTATCTAACCTCCTGGAACAAATTCTCCCTGTCAACAGAGAAGCAGATAAAGGAAGCCgttgtgttatttgtgtgtcaTTGGCTGCAAACTGCTTCATCCTGGATACCATATGTCGTTCTGCTGCAATTCCCTGTCATGCTTAATGACTGAGATCATAATTTAGAACCATTAGTGAGCCACCTCAAATAACAAATACTCTTATTATATAAGACGGAATGAACATATTTCAAGGCGTAGTAGATGTAAAAGCATCATTTTCCTGGGCTTATATAATTCCAATCTTTCTCTGTTAACATGCTGTGCAAGTAGAATAGAGATTGCAGCTGGGGATGGAGAGGCTATTTTGGTCCCTGAACATAGCCATTTCCTTTTCTGCCTCCTGACTGATCTCATCCTCATTTTCCTTCTCATGAGCAGAAACGTGTGCGTGGAGTGTTCAGGAAGCGCTTATTGCAGCCACAGTATATTAATATAAAGCAATCACTCCTGCGCCCAACGTCTCCGCGGCCTGTTGTCTGCAGGAACGCGTGGAAATAGATAGTTTTTCCACTGGAGCGCCAACGAAACGTCAGCCGAGCCGAGTATTGTATGTTTGTCAGGTTATGCAGGGAAAAGCATTGGGCGAGCTGCGGGGTTTCTTCTATTTTCCGCTGCACCAGCGTCAGGGTCAATTGAactttaaatgatcaatttggAAGCGAAGAGCCTGTGATCAATGAGCTAATGGCGGAAATACCAATGTCCTCCCTTTGTGATGTAAGGCCGCTGAAACTGTCGCTGACAATCTGTCTTTCAGGCCTGCAGCTCTCCGTCTTGATGAAAAAGCCTCATcggtgagtgagtgtgtgtgtgtgtgtgtgtgtgtggacatggaAGAAGTTGGCACACCGCAGGaggatttcagatttttatggTGAGAACATGCTGTGAAAAAGGAGCAAGGCAGAACACGTTCATGTACACATGCATCCCAGAGAGAGTCCATCAGGGACAGATTTACATCACTGGATGCTGCATATTTTTATTGAACACATTTCCTGCGAGAAATTGCCTTGATTGTTTCTCTATATTGCAGCTTAATaagtcagaaagaaaaaaagaaaaaaaaacacacacactgcagactaTTGCCAGGTTTGTGCTTTGATATTCTTATGAAGCCAAACACCACAGAGTAACTACAAGATTTCACTGATCAACACGGCGCTAGATCACAAACATGACACGGAGGGTCCTTCGATTCATCCACCATCTTTAAAACAGACTTGAGCACCTCCTCGTTAAGCACATTCTTTTTTCAGTTCTACTAATTATCAGCAAGTTTTAAGAAACGTTTTCGCCGCTTTGAGGACATTCAAAGCACCTGctaaagaataaataaacacaagtcACAACTGCAGCGCCCAAAACAgccataagaaaaaaaaacaaatacaaaatgtttATAATGCCATGACAATTACATCCATCGTTAATATTAAGACACCATTCGGCGGTCCAACGAAGCGCTATGAGGCCATGAGGGCGGGAGGTTTTGGCAGatccacagcagagagacaaggaggaggaggaggaggagggaggaggaggaggagaagaggaaagcaCAATGAATCAAACAGCGATCAGTCAGTGCATTCGTCAGTGGTTGTAGTTCCTGTACTCTCCTCACCACCGCACCACCTGGCTGCTGTAGTCCTCTGTCGTGGCCACCTCCTCTAGCACCTTcacctcctcgtcttcctcctcccctcctcctcctcctagtCTCCACAGCTGAGCCAGATAGGTCCTGTGCAGccgctgcctctgctgcctctcctgcCACCTCCTCAGACGCTCCTCCTGGTGCTGCTTCTGGCGGTTGTACTGGTAGCGCCGCAGGAACAGCTCCTTGGCGTACTCGTACAGCTCCACGTCGAGGGCGTTCAGCCCCTCGATGCGCCACCGCACCTTCTCGCTGATTCCCACGCTGGCGGCGCGCGTGCTGTTGATCTGCGTGAAGGCCCGGATGAAGCGCAGGCCGAACGTCCGCTCGAACAGGTATTGCGTCTTGCGCTGGAACTCCGTCAGGCCGTAGAAAGCCATGTTGCGCAGGTTGGCCTTGGCGCTGGCGAGCAGCACGCGGCCTCGTTCCAGCTCGCTGACGGAGGACATGTTGTAGCAGCCCACCAGGCTGAGGTCGGCCAGCATGCGGACCTGGCGGTTGTTGGCGAGGTTAGAGGGGCAGCTCATGAAGTCTGCCAGGGGCACACCTGTCCAGTCTTCACCGCTGTAGCAGGCGGGGAGCTCGTCCTGAGTCGGCGGGCGGCCGTCACACATGTGGAGGGCGGTTTTCCAAGTGGCCCCGCGCTGCACGTGCTTCCACTCACTGAGGTAGCGTGACACTGGGTCGCGTAGCATGGTGATGTAGTAGAAATTCCTacagaggagataaagagaCATAAGATGAGGTGTGACGTCAGCTGAAGGGCTTTGGTCCACCTTCTGAGACCTTTTCTGTCTGAGAGTGAGACaagaagattgacaccactctcacgTTTGTACGCCATGTTTGAAGCAAAGTGACACGACCTTAGATTAGCttaaacagctagcctagctatCCCCATCTGCACACCTGCCCTAGCC
The sequence above is a segment of the Chaetodon auriga isolate fChaAug3 chromosome 23, fChaAug3.hap1, whole genome shotgun sequence genome. Coding sequences within it:
- the LOC143316195 gene encoding 2-oxoglutarate receptor 1-like, whose translation is MASILYYGEDHNCTNVDRLMKRYYLPVSYAIICVVGLVGNITSISIYLTKMRPWKSSSIIMVNLALTDLLYVLSMPFLVYYYSNGDSWTLGDFMCRFVRFGFHFNLYGSILFLTCLAVFRYVVVIKPLLAAQVQQKIWGIIACSAVWIITAAEISPMLAMISLNEYDNKNYCLDFASTIPVDEVRLYSWVLTALGFLLPLVVVFMCYIGMVKQLAKGPNTSSPCRMRARRVTVLILVVFVVCFLPYHILRVLRIETRRMQDTPCMMERVVHAAYIISRPLAGLNTFFNLALYTLSGDKFKRAFLSTFYRESWLTKARSLLHLAIISKEGRDMPAAGQRSNA
- the LOC143315698 gene encoding heparan-sulfate 6-O-sulfotransferase 3-B-like is translated as MEEKFNRLIFIPIAAVLFLMIGYQYVCPADSNTCHFRSDEKGLFQRYSSGFELLYTEPEADEDLPSKITSKFNFTERDLDRHVDFNIRGDDVMVFLHIQKTGGTTFGRHLVKNIELEQPCDCMPGQRKCTCHRPGKAESWLFSRFSTGWSCGLHADWTELTSCVPVVMNKRDKKSAPKSKRNFYYITMLRDPVSRYLSEWKHVQRGATWKTALHMCDGRPPTQDELPACYSGEDWTGVPLADFMSCPSNLANNRQVRMLADLSLVGCYNMSSVSELERGRVLLASAKANLRNMAFYGLTEFQRKTQYLFERTFGLRFIRAFTQINSTRAASVGISEKVRWRIEGLNALDVELYEYAKELFLRRYQYNRQKQHQEERLRRWQERQQRQRLHRTYLAQLWRLGGGGGEEEDEEVKVLEEVATTEDYSSQVVRW